A DNA window from Hoplias malabaricus isolate fHopMal1 chromosome 5, fHopMal1.hap1, whole genome shotgun sequence contains the following coding sequences:
- the rbm10 gene encoding RNA-binding protein 10 isoform X1, translated as MDYERRGGRGDRTGRYGNSAEDHDYRDMDYRGYGQESTETGAFPDNGFSEGQEDFTRLGQRGFCGGDGNRRGKGYPPDPQGIRQRFPTEEERDFHFEDERGPQRDLQAFRQNQTDKHIPHQTESEEEWGRTAEQGSRSPEEYGTVRRAEERGYSRAGGQRRGFCPRWPSVGSEEAREGVYSLRAEPGGEEAELRDQDYRAEGEQGQRPSNIIMLRMLPQNATVNEIRALLQQQEVQPREVRLMRNKSSGQSRGFAFVEFNGLQEASRWMESNQGVLMILGQRVSMHYSDPKPRANEDWLCNKCGVQNFKRREKCFKCGVPKSEAELKLPLGQKDLPLGQIKETSQGLLPLPKIYQTTSPLLNLSISTTPSSSSSATTASQSNEIANDTLILRNLGPHTSLDAILSSLAPFATLSPSNVRLIKDKQTQLNRGFAFLQLSTIVEASHLLQILQALQPPLSIDGKIVSVEFAKGSKRDVFLTDGSRVSAATVASTAIAAAQWAVSQTSQQLSAGVLRSEANVYPQQAAAVGFVPEGSEGGRTEVFKGPVIMGTDLTSSAPGIMGAYEGGGGATVTVIPEINDGGVALSLAAVTSTQVVTTTTYTQPSQQAETVGKPQPATPGTAFERQQYPDPDVSTYQYDESSGYYYDPLTGLYYDPNSQYYFNPYTQRYMYWDGEKHTYVPAQTTNDITDSAAMATNSDPMGLGNKDKKDKPKTKTAQQIAKDMERWAKSLNRQKENVRSSSTSSISRRAEERRESASADAGYAILEKKGALSERPQILIDQIKHPEERERSPPVSLVSYRGETDSEEEGGDREREREEKLTDWSKLACLLCRRQFPSKEALLRHQQLSELHKQNLEQRKVRQEVVDGEMKLIGRAAVRREMSTLPETPDAKKRKFSPE; from the exons ATGGATTATGAGAGGAG AGGCGGCCGTGGAGACCGAACAGGGCGGTACGGCAACAGTGCTGAGGATCACGATTACAGAGACATGGATTATCGAGGATACGGTCAGGAGAGTACGGAAACAGGAGCGTTTCCGGATAACGGCTTCAGCGAAGGACAGGAGGATTTTACCAGGTTAGGGCAGAGGGGGTTCTGTGGAGGTGATGGCAACCGGCGAGGGAAAGGCTACCCACCAGATCCTCAGGGAATCCGTCAGAGATTCCCaacagaggaggagagggatTTTCACTTCGAGGATGAACGTGGTCCTCAACGAGATCTTCAGGCTTTCCGACAAAACCAGACGGACAAACACATTCCACACCAAACAGAGAGTGAAGAGGAGTGGGGGAGAACGGCGGAACAGGGTTCCCGTTCTCCAGAGGAATACGGAACGGTGCGGCGAGCCGAGGAGAGGGGCTACTCCAGGGCTGGTGGCCAAAGGAGG GGTTTCTGTCCCCGGTGGCCGTCCGTAGGGAGTGAGGAAGCGAGAGAGGGTGTTTACTCCTTGAGGGCGGAGCCTGGAGGTGAGGAGGCGGAGCTTCGCGATCAGGATTACAGAGCAGAGGGAGAGCAGGGTCAGAGGCCTAGTAACATCATCATGCTGAGGATGCTGCCTCAGAACGCCACCGTCAACGAG atcagAGCTCTGCTGCAGCAGCAGGAAGTCCAGCCTCGAGAAGTTCGCCTCATGAGGAATAAATCTTCAG GTCAGAGCCGAGGATTCGCCTTCGTCGAGTTTAATGGCTTACAGGAGGCCAGCCGCTGGATGGAGAGCAAtcag GGAGTTCTCATGATCCTGGGACAGCGTGTTTCAATGCACTACAGCGACCCCAAACCTCGCGCCAACGAGGACTGGCTCTGTAACAAG tGTGGAGTACAGAACTttaagaggagagagaaatgctttaaatgtgGAGTTCCTAAAtcag AAGCTGAGCTGAAGCTGCCTCTGGGGCAGAAGGACTTGCCCCTGGGACAGATAAAGGAGACCTCCCAGGGTTTACTGCCTCTCCCCAAAATCTACCAGACCACCTCCCCGCTTCTCAACCTCAGCATCAGCACCACaccttcatcatcttcatcagcaACAACAGCATCACAGAGCAACGAGATCGCCAATGACA CTCTGATCCTGAGGAATCTAGGTCCCCACACCAGTCTGGACGCCATCCTGTCGTCCCTCGCCCCGTTCGccaccctctctccctctaacgTCAGGCTCATTAAAGACAAGCAGACGCAGCTGAACCGGGGCTTCGCTTTCCTGCAGCTCTCCACCATCGTG gaGGCTTCTCATCTGCTCCAAATTCTCCAGGCTCTACAGCCTCCTCTCTCCATCGACGGAAAGATTGTGTCTGTGGAATTCGCCAAGGGTTCCAAGCG ggatgTGTTTCTGACGGATGGTAGTCGAGTCAGTGCAGCTACAGTAGCGAGTACAGCCATTGCTGCAGCTCAGTGGGCTGTTTCCCAG actAGCCAGCAGCTCTCTGCAGGTGTTCTCAGGAGTGAAGCGAACGTTTATCCCCAGCAGGCGGCAGCAGTGGGGTTTGTGCCGGAGGGTTCAGAAGGGGGCAGAACTGAGGTTTTTAAAGGGCCTGTCATCATGGGAACAGACTTGACTTCATCAGCCCCAGGGATTATGGGGGCTTATGagggagggggcggggctacaG tTACAGTGATCCCAGAAATAAATGATGGTGGAGTGGCTCTTTCTTTAGCTGCTGTCACATCAACCCAAGTAGtgacaacaacaacatacacacaaccCAGCCAG cAGGCTGAAACTGTTGGAAAGCCTCAGCCTGCTACACCAGGAACTGCGTTTGAGAGACAGCAGTACC CTGATCCAGATGTTTCCACTTATCAATATGATGAAAGCTCAGGTTATTACTACGACCCTCTCACTGGACTCTACTACGACCCCAACTCACAG TATTATTTTAACCCCTACACTCAGCGCTACATGTACTGGGATGGAGAAAAACACACTTATGTCCCTGCTCAGACCACCAATGACATCACAGATTCAGCTGCCATGGCAACAAACTCCGACCCGATGGGTCTCGGCAACAAGGACAAAAAGGACAAACCCAAAACAAAAACGGCCCAGCAG aTCGCAAAAGACATGGAGCGTTGGGCCAAGAGTCTGAACCGTCAGAAGGAGAACGTTCGCTCGTCCAGCACCTCCTCAATCTCCCGACGTGCTGAAGAGCGGCGAGAGTCAGCCAGCGCCGACGCAGGATACGCCATCCTCGAGAAGAAG GGTGCGTTATCTGAGCGGCCACAGATACTGATCGACCAAATAAAACATCCTGAGGAGAGAGAG AGGAGTCCCCCGGTGAGTCTGGTGTCGTATCGAGGAGAGACGGACAGCGAGGAGGAGGgcggggacagagagagggagagggaggagaaacTGACGGACTGGAGTAAACTGGCCTGTTTACTCTGTAGGAGACAGTTCCCCAGTAAAGAGGCTCTGCTCCGACACCAGCAGCTCTCTGAGCTCCACAAG caaAATCTGGAACAGAGGAAAGTTCGACAGGAGGTCGTGGACGGAGAG
- the rbm10 gene encoding RNA-binding protein 10 isoform X2 gives MDYERRGGRGDRTGRYGNSAEDHDYRDMDYRGYGQESTETGAFPDNGFSEGQEDFTRLGQRGFCGGDGNRRGKGYPPDPQGIRQRFPTEEERDFHFEDERGPQRDLQAFRQNQTDKHIPHQTESEEEWGRTAEQGSRSPEEYGTVRRAEERGYSRAGGQRRGFCPRWPSVGSEEAREGVYSLRAEPGGEEAELRDQDYRAEGEQGQRPSNIIMLRMLPQNATVNEIRALLQQQEVQPREVRLMRNKSSGQSRGFAFVEFNGLQEASRWMESNQGVLMILGQRVSMHYSDPKPRANEDWLCNKCGVQNFKRREKCFKCGVPKSEAELKLPLGQKDLPLGQIKETSQGLLPLPKIYQTTSPLLNLSISTTPSSSSSATTASQSNEIANDTLILRNLGPHTSLDAILSSLAPFATLSPSNVRLIKDKQTQLNRGFAFLQLSTIVEASHLLQILQALQPPLSIDGKIVSVEFAKGSKRDVFLTDGSRVSAATVASTAIAAAQWAVSQTSQQLSAGVLRSEANVYPQQAAAVGFVPEGSEGGRTEVFKGPVIMGTDLTSSAPGIMGAYEGGGGATVTVIPEINDGGVALSLAAVTSTQVVTTTTYTQPSQAETVGKPQPATPGTAFERQQYPDPDVSTYQYDESSGYYYDPLTGLYYDPNSQYYFNPYTQRYMYWDGEKHTYVPAQTTNDITDSAAMATNSDPMGLGNKDKKDKPKTKTAQQIAKDMERWAKSLNRQKENVRSSSTSSISRRAEERRESASADAGYAILEKKGALSERPQILIDQIKHPEERERSPPVSLVSYRGETDSEEEGGDREREREEKLTDWSKLACLLCRRQFPSKEALLRHQQLSELHKQNLEQRKVRQEVVDGEMKLIGRAAVRREMSTLPETPDAKKRKFSPE, from the exons ATGGATTATGAGAGGAG AGGCGGCCGTGGAGACCGAACAGGGCGGTACGGCAACAGTGCTGAGGATCACGATTACAGAGACATGGATTATCGAGGATACGGTCAGGAGAGTACGGAAACAGGAGCGTTTCCGGATAACGGCTTCAGCGAAGGACAGGAGGATTTTACCAGGTTAGGGCAGAGGGGGTTCTGTGGAGGTGATGGCAACCGGCGAGGGAAAGGCTACCCACCAGATCCTCAGGGAATCCGTCAGAGATTCCCaacagaggaggagagggatTTTCACTTCGAGGATGAACGTGGTCCTCAACGAGATCTTCAGGCTTTCCGACAAAACCAGACGGACAAACACATTCCACACCAAACAGAGAGTGAAGAGGAGTGGGGGAGAACGGCGGAACAGGGTTCCCGTTCTCCAGAGGAATACGGAACGGTGCGGCGAGCCGAGGAGAGGGGCTACTCCAGGGCTGGTGGCCAAAGGAGG GGTTTCTGTCCCCGGTGGCCGTCCGTAGGGAGTGAGGAAGCGAGAGAGGGTGTTTACTCCTTGAGGGCGGAGCCTGGAGGTGAGGAGGCGGAGCTTCGCGATCAGGATTACAGAGCAGAGGGAGAGCAGGGTCAGAGGCCTAGTAACATCATCATGCTGAGGATGCTGCCTCAGAACGCCACCGTCAACGAG atcagAGCTCTGCTGCAGCAGCAGGAAGTCCAGCCTCGAGAAGTTCGCCTCATGAGGAATAAATCTTCAG GTCAGAGCCGAGGATTCGCCTTCGTCGAGTTTAATGGCTTACAGGAGGCCAGCCGCTGGATGGAGAGCAAtcag GGAGTTCTCATGATCCTGGGACAGCGTGTTTCAATGCACTACAGCGACCCCAAACCTCGCGCCAACGAGGACTGGCTCTGTAACAAG tGTGGAGTACAGAACTttaagaggagagagaaatgctttaaatgtgGAGTTCCTAAAtcag AAGCTGAGCTGAAGCTGCCTCTGGGGCAGAAGGACTTGCCCCTGGGACAGATAAAGGAGACCTCCCAGGGTTTACTGCCTCTCCCCAAAATCTACCAGACCACCTCCCCGCTTCTCAACCTCAGCATCAGCACCACaccttcatcatcttcatcagcaACAACAGCATCACAGAGCAACGAGATCGCCAATGACA CTCTGATCCTGAGGAATCTAGGTCCCCACACCAGTCTGGACGCCATCCTGTCGTCCCTCGCCCCGTTCGccaccctctctccctctaacgTCAGGCTCATTAAAGACAAGCAGACGCAGCTGAACCGGGGCTTCGCTTTCCTGCAGCTCTCCACCATCGTG gaGGCTTCTCATCTGCTCCAAATTCTCCAGGCTCTACAGCCTCCTCTCTCCATCGACGGAAAGATTGTGTCTGTGGAATTCGCCAAGGGTTCCAAGCG ggatgTGTTTCTGACGGATGGTAGTCGAGTCAGTGCAGCTACAGTAGCGAGTACAGCCATTGCTGCAGCTCAGTGGGCTGTTTCCCAG actAGCCAGCAGCTCTCTGCAGGTGTTCTCAGGAGTGAAGCGAACGTTTATCCCCAGCAGGCGGCAGCAGTGGGGTTTGTGCCGGAGGGTTCAGAAGGGGGCAGAACTGAGGTTTTTAAAGGGCCTGTCATCATGGGAACAGACTTGACTTCATCAGCCCCAGGGATTATGGGGGCTTATGagggagggggcggggctacaG tTACAGTGATCCCAGAAATAAATGATGGTGGAGTGGCTCTTTCTTTAGCTGCTGTCACATCAACCCAAGTAGtgacaacaacaacatacacacaaccCAGCCAG GCTGAAACTGTTGGAAAGCCTCAGCCTGCTACACCAGGAACTGCGTTTGAGAGACAGCAGTACC CTGATCCAGATGTTTCCACTTATCAATATGATGAAAGCTCAGGTTATTACTACGACCCTCTCACTGGACTCTACTACGACCCCAACTCACAG TATTATTTTAACCCCTACACTCAGCGCTACATGTACTGGGATGGAGAAAAACACACTTATGTCCCTGCTCAGACCACCAATGACATCACAGATTCAGCTGCCATGGCAACAAACTCCGACCCGATGGGTCTCGGCAACAAGGACAAAAAGGACAAACCCAAAACAAAAACGGCCCAGCAG aTCGCAAAAGACATGGAGCGTTGGGCCAAGAGTCTGAACCGTCAGAAGGAGAACGTTCGCTCGTCCAGCACCTCCTCAATCTCCCGACGTGCTGAAGAGCGGCGAGAGTCAGCCAGCGCCGACGCAGGATACGCCATCCTCGAGAAGAAG GGTGCGTTATCTGAGCGGCCACAGATACTGATCGACCAAATAAAACATCCTGAGGAGAGAGAG AGGAGTCCCCCGGTGAGTCTGGTGTCGTATCGAGGAGAGACGGACAGCGAGGAGGAGGgcggggacagagagagggagagggaggagaaacTGACGGACTGGAGTAAACTGGCCTGTTTACTCTGTAGGAGACAGTTCCCCAGTAAAGAGGCTCTGCTCCGACACCAGCAGCTCTCTGAGCTCCACAAG caaAATCTGGAACAGAGGAAAGTTCGACAGGAGGTCGTGGACGGAGAG
- the rbm10 gene encoding RNA-binding protein 10 isoform X3, which yields MDYRGYGQESTETGAFPDNGFSEGQEDFTRLGQRGFCGGDGNRRGKGYPPDPQGIRQRFPTEEERDFHFEDERGPQRDLQAFRQNQTDKHIPHQTESEEEWGRTAEQGSRSPEEYGTVRRAEERGYSRAGGQRRGFCPRWPSVGSEEAREGVYSLRAEPGGEEAELRDQDYRAEGEQGQRPSNIIMLRMLPQNATVNEIRALLQQQEVQPREVRLMRNKSSGQSRGFAFVEFNGLQEASRWMESNQGVLMILGQRVSMHYSDPKPRANEDWLCNKCGVQNFKRREKCFKCGVPKSEAELKLPLGQKDLPLGQIKETSQGLLPLPKIYQTTSPLLNLSISTTPSSSSSATTASQSNEIANDTLILRNLGPHTSLDAILSSLAPFATLSPSNVRLIKDKQTQLNRGFAFLQLSTIVEASHLLQILQALQPPLSIDGKIVSVEFAKGSKRDVFLTDGSRVSAATVASTAIAAAQWAVSQTSQQLSAGVLRSEANVYPQQAAAVGFVPEGSEGGRTEVFKGPVIMGTDLTSSAPGIMGAYEGGGGATVTVIPEINDGGVALSLAAVTSTQVVTTTTYTQPSQQAETVGKPQPATPGTAFERQQYPDPDVSTYQYDESSGYYYDPLTGLYYDPNSQYYFNPYTQRYMYWDGEKHTYVPAQTTNDITDSAAMATNSDPMGLGNKDKKDKPKTKTAQQIAKDMERWAKSLNRQKENVRSSSTSSISRRAEERRESASADAGYAILEKKGALSERPQILIDQIKHPEERERSPPVSLVSYRGETDSEEEGGDREREREEKLTDWSKLACLLCRRQFPSKEALLRHQQLSELHKQNLEQRKVRQEVVDGEMKLIGRAAVRREMSTLPETPDAKKRKFSPE from the exons ATGGATTATCGAGGATACGGTCAGGAGAGTACGGAAACAGGAGCGTTTCCGGATAACGGCTTCAGCGAAGGACAGGAGGATTTTACCAGGTTAGGGCAGAGGGGGTTCTGTGGAGGTGATGGCAACCGGCGAGGGAAAGGCTACCCACCAGATCCTCAGGGAATCCGTCAGAGATTCCCaacagaggaggagagggatTTTCACTTCGAGGATGAACGTGGTCCTCAACGAGATCTTCAGGCTTTCCGACAAAACCAGACGGACAAACACATTCCACACCAAACAGAGAGTGAAGAGGAGTGGGGGAGAACGGCGGAACAGGGTTCCCGTTCTCCAGAGGAATACGGAACGGTGCGGCGAGCCGAGGAGAGGGGCTACTCCAGGGCTGGTGGCCAAAGGAGG GGTTTCTGTCCCCGGTGGCCGTCCGTAGGGAGTGAGGAAGCGAGAGAGGGTGTTTACTCCTTGAGGGCGGAGCCTGGAGGTGAGGAGGCGGAGCTTCGCGATCAGGATTACAGAGCAGAGGGAGAGCAGGGTCAGAGGCCTAGTAACATCATCATGCTGAGGATGCTGCCTCAGAACGCCACCGTCAACGAG atcagAGCTCTGCTGCAGCAGCAGGAAGTCCAGCCTCGAGAAGTTCGCCTCATGAGGAATAAATCTTCAG GTCAGAGCCGAGGATTCGCCTTCGTCGAGTTTAATGGCTTACAGGAGGCCAGCCGCTGGATGGAGAGCAAtcag GGAGTTCTCATGATCCTGGGACAGCGTGTTTCAATGCACTACAGCGACCCCAAACCTCGCGCCAACGAGGACTGGCTCTGTAACAAG tGTGGAGTACAGAACTttaagaggagagagaaatgctttaaatgtgGAGTTCCTAAAtcag AAGCTGAGCTGAAGCTGCCTCTGGGGCAGAAGGACTTGCCCCTGGGACAGATAAAGGAGACCTCCCAGGGTTTACTGCCTCTCCCCAAAATCTACCAGACCACCTCCCCGCTTCTCAACCTCAGCATCAGCACCACaccttcatcatcttcatcagcaACAACAGCATCACAGAGCAACGAGATCGCCAATGACA CTCTGATCCTGAGGAATCTAGGTCCCCACACCAGTCTGGACGCCATCCTGTCGTCCCTCGCCCCGTTCGccaccctctctccctctaacgTCAGGCTCATTAAAGACAAGCAGACGCAGCTGAACCGGGGCTTCGCTTTCCTGCAGCTCTCCACCATCGTG gaGGCTTCTCATCTGCTCCAAATTCTCCAGGCTCTACAGCCTCCTCTCTCCATCGACGGAAAGATTGTGTCTGTGGAATTCGCCAAGGGTTCCAAGCG ggatgTGTTTCTGACGGATGGTAGTCGAGTCAGTGCAGCTACAGTAGCGAGTACAGCCATTGCTGCAGCTCAGTGGGCTGTTTCCCAG actAGCCAGCAGCTCTCTGCAGGTGTTCTCAGGAGTGAAGCGAACGTTTATCCCCAGCAGGCGGCAGCAGTGGGGTTTGTGCCGGAGGGTTCAGAAGGGGGCAGAACTGAGGTTTTTAAAGGGCCTGTCATCATGGGAACAGACTTGACTTCATCAGCCCCAGGGATTATGGGGGCTTATGagggagggggcggggctacaG tTACAGTGATCCCAGAAATAAATGATGGTGGAGTGGCTCTTTCTTTAGCTGCTGTCACATCAACCCAAGTAGtgacaacaacaacatacacacaaccCAGCCAG cAGGCTGAAACTGTTGGAAAGCCTCAGCCTGCTACACCAGGAACTGCGTTTGAGAGACAGCAGTACC CTGATCCAGATGTTTCCACTTATCAATATGATGAAAGCTCAGGTTATTACTACGACCCTCTCACTGGACTCTACTACGACCCCAACTCACAG TATTATTTTAACCCCTACACTCAGCGCTACATGTACTGGGATGGAGAAAAACACACTTATGTCCCTGCTCAGACCACCAATGACATCACAGATTCAGCTGCCATGGCAACAAACTCCGACCCGATGGGTCTCGGCAACAAGGACAAAAAGGACAAACCCAAAACAAAAACGGCCCAGCAG aTCGCAAAAGACATGGAGCGTTGGGCCAAGAGTCTGAACCGTCAGAAGGAGAACGTTCGCTCGTCCAGCACCTCCTCAATCTCCCGACGTGCTGAAGAGCGGCGAGAGTCAGCCAGCGCCGACGCAGGATACGCCATCCTCGAGAAGAAG GGTGCGTTATCTGAGCGGCCACAGATACTGATCGACCAAATAAAACATCCTGAGGAGAGAGAG AGGAGTCCCCCGGTGAGTCTGGTGTCGTATCGAGGAGAGACGGACAGCGAGGAGGAGGgcggggacagagagagggagagggaggagaaacTGACGGACTGGAGTAAACTGGCCTGTTTACTCTGTAGGAGACAGTTCCCCAGTAAAGAGGCTCTGCTCCGACACCAGCAGCTCTCTGAGCTCCACAAG caaAATCTGGAACAGAGGAAAGTTCGACAGGAGGTCGTGGACGGAGAG